From Spirochaetaceae bacterium:
CGCGCGAGCAGCATGATGGCCGGCTCCGGTGCGACCGCCGGCGGCGCCGCGGCACCATCCGGTAGCGGCGGCGCAACCGGCGGTACCGCAAGCTGGGACGAACGCGGTGCGCGGGCCGCCGGGCGCGACGTGACCGACGTGACGCGCGCCACCGACCTGCTGCCGACGCTGGTCGACCTGTGCCGGCTGCGGGTTGACGACGGGGTGGCATTCGACGGCGTGTCGCTGGCCGGGGTGGCGCGCGGCACCGAGGCGGCGCTGCCCGACCGCATGACGGTGGTGCAGTACGGCCACCCCAACGAGGCCCCGGCGTTCGGCAGGACCGGCAAGTACGTCGCATCGGTGCTGTGGGGCCGCTGGCGCCTGGTGAACGGCGGCGAGTTGTACGACATCGCCGCCGATCCCGGACAGGCGCGCGACGTGGCGGCGGCTCATCCCGGCGTGGCGGCGCGCATGCGAGATCACTACGAGGCGTGGTGGGCCGGCGTCGGCGGCAACCTGAACCGCTACCAGCCGCTCACCATCGGCGCCGCCGAGGAAAACCCGATGCGGTTGTGCAGCGCCGACTGGGCGTGGACGTTCGCCGACAACCAGCCCAACATCCGCGGGCCGGTGATGAACAGCGGCACTTGGCACGTGCGGGCGGCGCACGCCGGCACCTACTCGCTGACGCTGCGCCGCTGGCCCGAGGAATCGGGCCTCGCCATCGCCGCCGAGGCGCCGCCGCTGGTGGGCGTGGACGGCGGCTGGCCGGCCGGCGCGGCGATTCCGGCCGCATCCGCGTGGTTGCGCGCCGGCGGCTCCGAGGCCACCCTGCCGGTATCGGAAGGCGCGACCGAGGTGACGTTCCGCGTGCCGCTCGACGCCGGCCCCGCGCAGATCCGCTCCTGGTGGATCGACGCGGCCGGCAACCAGCTCGCCGGCGCCTACTACCTCACCGCCGAACGGCTCACCTGACTTCGCCCTGCTGCGCCCCGGACCGCCGCTCATGGACACCCGCAACACCAACGAACGCAGCGAGCTGGCCGGCGCGCGCCTGGCCGGCGCCGACTGGCGCGCGCTGACCGCAGGCGAGCGGATCCGCTGCCTGGAGCTGGAGGGGTACCTGGTGCTGCCCGGCCTCCTGGCGCCGGAGCAGATCGCCGCCATCGGCGCGGAGTTGGCGGCGCTGCCGCTCACCGCCACCGACTACTCGCCGCACAAGCAGACCGCGGACGACCTGCTCGGGCGCGACATGCCGCACACCATGGCGACCATCGCGCTGCCGCCCACGGTCGCGTTCCTGGAGCGTCTGTTCGGAGACGAGGTGCTGTGCACCTCCGTCAGCTACCAACTCTGCGAACCCGGCCACCCAGGCATCGCCATCCACACCGATGCCCTGCCCTACGGCTCGCGCGCCTCCGGCAACCTCAGCTCGCCGGTGCTGATGCGCGTGCTCTACTACCTCGACGATCTCACCCCCGAGTGCTCGCCGTTCAAGGTGGTGCCGCGCTCGCACCTCTCGGTGCATGCCGACGCCAACCCATACAACCGCTTCCTGCGCCACGCCGAAGAGGTGATGGTCACCTGCACGGCGGGCTCCGCCGTGGTGATCAACCAGAAAGTGTTCCACGGCAACTACCCCAACTTTTCCACTCGCGACCGCCGCATGCTGGCCATCTCATATCGACCGGCATGGGCCGGGCCGGTGACCGAGGTCGCCCCGTGGCACCCCGACCAACTCGCGACGCTGCCGCCGGAGGCGCGCCGCCTGTTCCGCGACCCCAACACCCGGCGCATCGACCTCGACGTGCAGAACCGGCCCCGCGACCTCGACGGCAACGGAGCCGGCATCGCTCCGTCACGCTGGAACGCGGACACCTAGGGAGGCCGGTTGGGCCGGAAGCGCCGCCGCTGGCGGCGACTTCGGGGCGATAAAGCAGTAACCACCCGGCAACCAACCCACCGCTCGGCGAGCGAA
This genomic window contains:
- a CDS encoding phytanoyl-CoA dioxygenase family protein, which translates into the protein MDTRNTNERSELAGARLAGADWRALTAGERIRCLELEGYLVLPGLLAPEQIAAIGAELAALPLTATDYSPHKQTADDLLGRDMPHTMATIALPPTVAFLERLFGDEVLCTSVSYQLCEPGHPGIAIHTDALPYGSRASGNLSSPVLMRVLYYLDDLTPECSPFKVVPRSHLSVHADANPYNRFLRHAEEVMVTCTAGSAVVINQKVFHGNYPNFSTRDRRMLAISYRPAWAGPVTEVAPWHPDQLATLPPEARRLFRDPNTRRIDLDVQNRPRDLDGNGAGIAPSRWNADT